Genomic DNA from Filimonas effusa:
AGGTAGGTTATCTCGAAGTTTTCGTGTTCACTCACCGCAGACTGCTCCCGCGTTGCGGCTTTCTTGGTAGCGCTTATCATAAATCAACTTTATAGAAAGAAATTCATAAAATATGCCAGAAACATAGCGATAATCATAAAGAATAAACCGCCCGTTATAAAATACCGTAAGCCAGGTCTCCCGTATCCGAAACCAATGACATAGCAATGCGCTTACTACAGATATCCCTGCACCTGTACAACAAAATCCACAGAATACATCACCCTTCATTCCCCATACCAACATGCCCCTTCCTAAAAAATGATATACAAAAACAAAGGGCCTATAACAATTAGCGGGGCTCAAAGCAGTGTAATATAAAAGACAAAGCTACGGTAAGGGGATGGGTTCGTACCTTCATACAATATGAAACACTTTTATCTCATCTTCTATTTAATATTAATGGGGTGTCAAACTACGAATCAAACCCCAAATGAAGTGATGAAACACTATTACCGGAATGGAAAATTCAACGGAAGCATATTAATCGCTCAAAATAACCAGGTCATTATGGATACCGTTTTCGGCTACCGGGATTTACATCAAAAAGCGGTACTGAAAAAAGAGACCCCATTTTATATTGCTTCGTTAAGTAAATCCTTCACTGCTATTGCAATGTTCCGACTGGTGGAAAAAGGGCTTCTTTCATTAGATGATCATGCCGTAAAGTTTGTTGGCAATCTTCCTGCCTACGCCCATCATATGACCATAAAGCAATTGCTGAACCACACCTCGGGAATAAGAGATTATGAAAATATACTCACCAAAAAAGGTTTGACCAATAATGATGTAATTCATTGGCTTCAAAGTCAGTCTGGATTAGCCTTTAAACCCGGAACAAAATTTCAATACAGCAATTCCGGCTACATTATCCTGTCCTTAATTATCGAAAATGTTTCCGGAATGTCCTATGCCCGATTTTTGAAAGAAAATATTTTCGATCCCCTGCAAATGCACCACACCACAGTTTATGAGCCAAATACAGTTATTCCCGATAAGGCTGTAGGATATAACAGGAATAAAGAAGTGGAAGACTATTCCATTCTGACCACAGGAGATGGGGGCATTTATGCTACGGCGGAAGACCTTTACAAACTGGACAAGGCGTTAAGAACAAATCAATTATTATCAGAAGAAAGCACCAAATTACTGTATCAGACACCAATTTTGGAAAACAATACCCATTCTGAATATGGATCAGGCTGGTTCATTGAAAAATCTGACGGGATGATGATTGCCAAACATACGGGTGGATTGGCAGGTTTCAGAAGCCTGTTCTGGAGAGATCTAAAAAACGGCAACACCATAATTGCACTTACCAATCAGGGGGATGCCTTTCCTGTATTTGATTTTCTGAACGACATAAAAAAAACGTTGAGACAACAGGCACCAGAGTAAAATGAACACCAACTATACACCGCACCTGCAAACAGTCAATACTGTAAAACCTCCCCTCATGCCCGCCTGTTAAAGGCACTCCAGTCGCCCTAATTACTATCTGCACCCGGGAATGCCTCCCCACATGCCGCCCGTTTATAAGGCAACAAAGACGCCAATGAAGAGAGATATTGCAATAGCATTACCTTTGCGTATGAAGTTTGAGCAATACCCTATTTCTGATGCGATAAAAGACCGCCTGGCCGACCTGGGCTTCAGGCGTCCTACCGATATACAGTTCAAAGCCATTCCGCCAATCCTGAAGGGCGATGATGTATTGGCCATCGCTCAAACGGGTACCGGCAAAACAGCCGCTTTTGCAATCCCCTTATTGCATTTACTATCCGAAGACCGCCTGAATCGCCTGCGTAATTACCAGGTAAAATGCCTTGTAATGGTGCCTACCAGGGAACTGGCAGTACAAATTGCCGGCGTATTCAGGGAAATCGGCAAACACCTTCGCCTCAATATCCTCGGGTTATTTGGCGGCGTAGAACAGGAAAGCCAGGTTAAACAACTGGAAAAAGGGGTAGACGTACTCATAGCCACCCCAGGCCGCATGTTCGACCTCCTCCACCAGGAAAAGATCGACCTAAGCCAGTTGAGAACGCTGATCCTCGACGAAGCCGATCACATGCTCGACCTCGGCTTTATCAAGGATATCCGCGATGTACTGCGGCATATACGCCACCGCCATCAAACTCTGTTTTTCTCCGCTACCATTAACACGGAAATAAAGGAACTGGCCTACTCACTGGTACGCAACCCTATCCGCATCCAGATCTCTCCCCAGAACCCCGTTTCCAGGAATGTAACACACGCCGTTGCTTATATAGAAATGGATGATAAAAGGTTCTTCCTCGAGCGACTGGTTAAAGAATACAGCGAAGCAAAAATGCTGGTCTTCGTCCGCACCAAAGTACGCGCAGAGCGCGTAGCTTCCGCCATGGCACGTGTAGGCATCGAAACGCTCACCATGCACGGCGGTAAAGAACAAAGCGACAGGCTGCAGGTCATGGAAAATTTCAAGAACGGTAACATCAGGATCCTCATCACCACCGACGTAAATGCCCGTGGCATCGATATCCCAAACGTAGATTACGTGATCAACTACGACCTCCCCGAAGAAGCCGAGAACTACGTACACCGCGTAGGCCGCACCGGCCGTGGCGTACAGAAAGGCAAGGCTATCTCATTCTGCAGTACCGAAGAAAAACCCGTTCTGGAAGCCATCCAGCAATACCTGGGCAAAACGGTTGATGAGATCAAAATAGATAAATCAGAATACCGCGAAACCATCGCCTTCTCTGAAGAAGCCCCCAACGACAACTGGAAACTATTGTTGGAAGAAGATAATAAAACCAAAGAGCAGGCTAAACGCAGGAAAAAGAAAAAATAGAACGCCAGGCAGCCTTTCCCGGCTGCCTGCCTCTAAATATGCTCAAACACCAGCAAAGCCGCCCATTATAAAATTCCCCGGCAACAGACCTGTAATCTCTCAAAAAGCGCCGGACTCGGGCTTCCGCAAAACTATCAGTCCGGCCTGTGCTCATCAGCCCCGCCCTCACTCGTCAGTCCTGCCCGCAATCAGTCGAAGCTTTTCCGTAAGACCGTTGAAATCAGGCCGCAGCAACACTGTTTCCACCATACACTCCGATACAATGTTCCGCAGCGCCGTCGCTAAAAGCTTGTCAGCTTCACCGGGCGCCAGCCGCTGCAGCAGGTCATCAACAAAACAACCAAAGGCACGCACTTCTATCCGTTGTAAAGCAGCAGCAACACCCGGATGGGCGCCCTGGTACAAACAGGCAGCACCATAATCTGTTAACAGCACCAGCCCCTCCTCATTAACCAGCGTATTATGACAATAAAGATCGCCATGCATGATACCAGCCGCATGCAAATGCGCTGCAGCCGATGTAATGGCCTGCGCAATCGTAAGTAGCTGGCGAAGTGAAAAAACGGCATCTTCGGGAAACGTATCCCTGGTACAGGAATCAAAACTGGGCGGATTACCCAACAGCTTGCACGAATCCGGTATCAGCTCAAACACAAGCCCCTGTTTCGCTTCAGGATGGCCTGTGATATTACCTAACACCTGCACCAGGTGCGGATGGCGGCCGGCAGTTGCAGCTATTTTCATTTCTTCATCAGGTGATCCGTCGCTGGTAACCTGCCCCTTAAACAACTTCACAGCAACCGCTGTCTCCATTGCCCCGTTGCGCCATATGGCATGCGATACCCACCCCGAAGCACCTTCCCCAAGCTGAACAGTAACAGCAAGATCATCCCAGCTAATACCCGGCAAATCTGCCAAAGCCCTTTCCGCTGTACAACAGGGATTTCCGGCGATAGCCAGCCACGACAGGCGCGGAAGCTGGAACAACCATTCCGGCAACACTTCTATATTGTTGGCCGATATGCGCAATAACTCAAGACCACTACAGTTCGCCATTTCCGGCGGAAGCTGCTGTAGCCTGTTTCCGGCAAGCATACACTTCTGTAAACGACGGCAGCTGCCAATCGAAGCAGGTAATGTTTC
This window encodes:
- a CDS encoding serine hydrolase domain-containing protein; amino-acid sequence: MKHYYRNGKFNGSILIAQNNQVIMDTVFGYRDLHQKAVLKKETPFYIASLSKSFTAIAMFRLVEKGLLSLDDHAVKFVGNLPAYAHHMTIKQLLNHTSGIRDYENILTKKGLTNNDVIHWLQSQSGLAFKPGTKFQYSNSGYIILSLIIENVSGMSYARFLKENIFDPLQMHHTTVYEPNTVIPDKAVGYNRNKEVEDYSILTTGDGGIYATAEDLYKLDKALRTNQLLSEESTKLLYQTPILENNTHSEYGSGWFIEKSDGMMIAKHTGGLAGFRSLFWRDLKNGNTIIALTNQGDAFPVFDFLNDIKKTLRQQAPE
- a CDS encoding DEAD/DEAH box helicase, with protein sequence MKRDIAIALPLRMKFEQYPISDAIKDRLADLGFRRPTDIQFKAIPPILKGDDVLAIAQTGTGKTAAFAIPLLHLLSEDRLNRLRNYQVKCLVMVPTRELAVQIAGVFREIGKHLRLNILGLFGGVEQESQVKQLEKGVDVLIATPGRMFDLLHQEKIDLSQLRTLILDEADHMLDLGFIKDIRDVLRHIRHRHQTLFFSATINTEIKELAYSLVRNPIRIQISPQNPVSRNVTHAVAYIEMDDKRFFLERLVKEYSEAKMLVFVRTKVRAERVASAMARVGIETLTMHGGKEQSDRLQVMENFKNGNIRILITTDVNARGIDIPNVDYVINYDLPEEAENYVHRVGRTGRGVQKGKAISFCSTEEKPVLEAIQQYLGKTVDEIKIDKSEYRETIAFSEEAPNDNWKLLLEEDNKTKEQAKRRKKKK
- a CDS encoding leucine-rich repeat-containing protein kinase family protein encodes the protein MQTLEQLLSGQLKGIKRLKLSCDLTEFPEAIFDLAESLEILDLSGNRLSALPSHFGLLKNLKIAFFSNNLFTELPAVLAACPRLEMIGFKANKIAVVPSEALSPQLRWLILTDNCIETLPASIGSCRRLQKCMLAGNRLQQLPPEMANCSGLELLRISANNIEVLPEWLFQLPRLSWLAIAGNPCCTAERALADLPGISWDDLAVTVQLGEGASGWVSHAIWRNGAMETAVAVKLFKGQVTSDGSPDEEMKIAATAGRHPHLVQVLGNITGHPEAKQGLVFELIPDSCKLLGNPPSFDSCTRDTFPEDAVFSLRQLLTIAQAITSAAAHLHAAGIMHGDLYCHNTLVNEEGLVLLTDYGAACLYQGAHPGVAAALQRIEVRAFGCFVDDLLQRLAPGEADKLLATALRNIVSECMVETVLLRPDFNGLTEKLRLIAGRTDE